ACTCGCGATGAGCACATCATGACCGTCGAAGACCCGATTGAGTTCCTGCACAAGCACAAGAAGTGTCTGGTCAATCAGCGTGAGGTCGGTGCCGATACTTGGTCATTTGGCAATGCGTTGAAACATGTCCTGCGGCAAGACCCAGACATCATCCTGGTTGGTGAGATGCGGGACTTGGAGACGATTCAGGTAGCCCTCACCGCAGCCGAAACTGGCCACCTCGTCTTTGCCACGCTTCATACGCAAGACGCCGCGCAGACTATTGACCGCATGATTGACGTGTTCCCGCCTCATCAGCAACAGCAGGTCCGCCAGCAGTTGGCCGGTTCACTGCAGGGCGTGGTCTGTCAGACGCTGTGCAAAACCCGGGACGGGAAAGGGCGTGCGGTGGCCACCGAGGTTCTCGTAGTCACTCCTGCGGTTCGGAACTTGATCCGAGAAGGAAAAACCCATCAGATCTACTCAGCCATGCAGGCGGGTGCGAAACACGGCATGCACACCATGGATCAACACTTGGCGCAGTTAGTGCAAAGTGGCAAGATCAGTTACGAGACGGGTGTAGAAAAGTGTCACCACCTCGAAGACTTCAACCGGCTATGTGGCAGGGGGTGACCCTAGATGGCTACCGCAACGTATGACTACCAAGTGCGCGATCGCGCTGGGAAAGTTGTTAAAGGGAAGATTGACGCTGAATCGCCCGCTGCGGTAGCCAACAAGTTGAAGGACATGGGTTATGCGCCCATTTCGATCAACGAAGCGGGCAGTGGCCTGAACCGAGAGATCAAGATCCCCGGCTTGGGCGAGAAGATCAAACTCAAAGATGTCGCTATTCTTTGTCGCCAGTTCGCCACGATGATCAACTCTGGGCTGACGTTGCTGCGGGCGCTGTCAATCCTGGAAGAGCAGACCGAAAATAAGAAACTTGCTGAGGTGATTGGCGAGGTTCGTGCCGATGTTGAATCCGGC
The sequence above is drawn from the Actinomycetes bacterium genome and encodes:
- a CDS encoding type IV pilus twitching motility protein PilT, yielding MSLPEVLDAMMDAGASDLHLTIGTRPMIRVRGGLRELEEFPELDSGMVQRVMYAALTQGQRETFEENLELDFSYTLPGRGRFRVNLYKQREALGAAFRAIPFEIKPLEELGIPPAVREFAAKPRGFVLVTGPTGSGKSTTLASLIDFANETRDEHIMTVEDPIEFLHKHKKCLVNQREVGADTWSFGNALKHVLRQDPDIILVGEMRDLETIQVALTAAETGHLVFATLHTQDAAQTIDRMIDVFPPHQQQQVRQQLAGSLQGVVCQTLCKTRDGKGRAVATEVLVVTPAVRNLIREGKTHQIYSAMQAGAKHGMHTMDQHLAQLVQSGKISYETGVEKCHHLEDFNRLCGRG